A genomic region of Eucalyptus grandis isolate ANBG69807.140 chromosome 5, ASM1654582v1, whole genome shotgun sequence contains the following coding sequences:
- the LOC104444476 gene encoding insulin-degrading enzyme-like 1, peroxisomal isoform X3 — MTSRLVTLDEGLSSVYSTEDLNSNDENSALLHIIQIHQDDITLNVQLQLLAFIAWHEAFHQLRTVEQLGYVYLVTHRYDLGVHGLQFTVLSAVKVATLRKLAKQELIAFFNEHIRIGAQEGA, encoded by the exons ATGACAAGCAGACTCGTCACACTCGACGAGGGTTTAAGTTCCGTCTACTCAACTGAAGACCTAAACTCAAATGATGAGAATTCTGCATTGCTCCACATTATTCAG ATCCATCAAGATGACATTACTTTGAATGTACAACTTCAGCTTTTGGCTTTTATTGCATGGCATGAAGCCTTCCACCAGCTCAGAACAGTTGAGCAACTTGGTTATGTCTATTTGGTCACACATCG ATATGACCTCGGTGTGCATGGCCTGCAGTTCACTGTTCTGTCTGCTGTGAAG GTCGCAACATTAAGGAAGCTGGCAAAACAAGAATTGATAGCTTTCTTCAACGAGCACATACGAATTGGAGCGCAGGAAGGTGCTTAG
- the LOC104444476 gene encoding insulin-degrading enzyme-like 1, peroxisomal isoform X1, translating to MYIYFVCVFTYIYKLGIDSMQKYFLFHILIPPVSGVLHLQHAHSFSDFLKLEVSGYYHKLWVLLDTILKAMADFTVKPERFSVIKEKLTKSYQNFKFDEPRYHASYYLSLILNDHSWPWEEDLEILETLQPEDLSRFAPRMLSRAFLECYIAGNMEHDEAESIVHHVEDVLMVLILYASLCSNPAHDKQTRHTRRGFKFRLLN from the exons ATGTACATTTATTTTGTGTGTGTATTTACATACATATACAAATTGGGCATTGATTCGATGcaaaaatatttcctttttcacatcCTTATTCCTCCAGTAAGTGGGGTTCTCCATTTACAGCATGCTCactctttttctgattttcttaaGCTGGAAGTCAGTGGCTATTATCACAAGTTGTGGGTATTATTGGATACCATCCTGAAAGCAATGGCAGATTTTACAGTGAAGCCAGAAAGATTTTCTGTGATCAag GAGAAGTTGACAAAAAGTTATCAGAATTTCAAGTTTGATGAGCCAAGATATCATGCCTCATATTATCTCTCTTTAATATTAAATGACCATTCATGGCCTTGGGAGGAAGATCTAGAAATACTTGAGACCCTTCAGCCTGAAGACCTTTCTCGGTTTGCACCTAGAATGCTCTCAAGAGCATTCTTAGAGTGTTACATAGCAG GGAATATGGAGCATGATGAAGCAGAGTCAATTGTTCATCATGTTGAAGATGTTTTAATGGTTCTCATCCTATACGCAAGCCTGTGCTCCAATCCAGCTCATGACAAGCAGACTCGTCACACTCGACGAGGGTTTAAGTTCCGTCTACTCAACTGA
- the LOC104444476 gene encoding insulin-degrading enzyme-like 1, peroxisomal isoform X2 — MTSRLVTLDEGLSSVYSTEDLNSNDENSALLHIIQIHQDDITLNVQLQLLAFIAWHEAFHQLRTVEQLGYVYLVTHRYDLGVHGLQFTVLSAVKGPRYIDTRVQSFLESFESKLLKMSEVDFKVATLRKLAKQELIAFFNEHIRIGAQEGA; from the exons ATGACAAGCAGACTCGTCACACTCGACGAGGGTTTAAGTTCCGTCTACTCAACTGAAGACCTAAACTCAAATGATGAGAATTCTGCATTGCTCCACATTATTCAG ATCCATCAAGATGACATTACTTTGAATGTACAACTTCAGCTTTTGGCTTTTATTGCATGGCATGAAGCCTTCCACCAGCTCAGAACAGTTGAGCAACTTGGTTATGTCTATTTGGTCACACATCG ATATGACCTCGGTGTGCATGGCCTGCAGTTCACTGTTCTGTCTGCTGTGAAG GGTCCAAGGTACATCGACACACGGGTCCAGAGCTTTCTTGAGTCTTTTGAAAGTAAACTCCTTAAGATGAGTGAGGTTGATTTCAAG GTCGCAACATTAAGGAAGCTGGCAAAACAAGAATTGATAGCTTTCTTCAACGAGCACATACGAATTGGAGCGCAGGAAGGTGCTTAG